The genome window TATCCCAGTACTGGATATTATTGCTGAAATAGAGTTGGCTTCAGATTTGAAATTATGTGCGCATGAAAATGATGTTGCTCAAAAGATGAAAGAATTGGGTCTGCAAAGGTATCAAAATGTTCTTTAAATTAGAAATGCAaattgaaagtagaaaattattCGACTCAAACCTTTCATCAGAAGTAAAGATTAGTTTTCTACTTTTCCTGTAAGGTTGGATATGTTAACATGCATATGTTGAAACTTTAGGTTTTGGCTAGGTTAATCCTAATAACTTGTATCACTTTAACAGGGCAAAAACCTTCGGATGGCAAGACACTTACGTGTTCACTAAGGCCATGGGTGAGATGCTAGTAAATAGCCAGAGAGGAAATATTCCAGTAGTCATCATTCGCCCTACTATCGTTGAGAGTACCTATAAAGAGCCTTGCCTTGGATGGATACAAGGAAACAGGTGCCCTTTGAAGcttcacaagtcacaacataTATACAATGTGTTTAAGTTTTGTGGGAGAAAAGAGAGCAGAGAATGAAATGGAAGCAGCGGAGATGGAATGTGAATGCTATAGATACATTTCCTAGAGTTGtgtagatttttaaaaattaagtacaGTGAAGGCTATAgatacattttaaaaattaaaatgaaaagaaaaagaaatgataagaCATCATATAAATCAACAATTatatcatgtttttgttttatttaaagaaatttatataaattgacatcagataaaattgataatttaaaattttaatataaatatacttaTTATCTTTTCTTATATGCGAACAAATCAGAATGCTAAATTTGGTGATCATATCTTATGATAAAGGCCAGCTCACAGGATTTATTGGAGACTCAAAAACAATTATAGAAATGGTGCGTAGCTATTTTTTTACTTCCTCACAAATTTCAATTGACATATGGTATACTTTTTATTTGAATGATGTTACGGATactacaaaattcatcatataacttttacaaattgatgtgttatcaaatatattatattattgatattttccAATCAAATTTACTGCAATATTAAGTTGTAAATGACATAtagaaaaatttgaaatgtttttaacattttaatttctatttcaCCAAGAGTTGAATGCTTGTAGGTTCCTATTGACATGGTTGTCAACGCGTCCATAGCAGCCATAGCAAAACATGGGATTGCTGCGAAACCAGGGTTAAATGTCTACCATGTTGGGTCATCTACTGTAAACCCGATTACGTTTAAGGATTTAGTCAAGTTTTGTTACGACCACTTCACTAGTTCTCCGTTGATGGACTCAAAAGGAAAGAACATCCACATCACTGAATTTAAGTATTTTAGCTCAATGGACAGTTTTTCCTCTTACATTTCTGATGAATTAGCTCAAAGAAGTGCACTAACGGATGCAACCGTTTTAGACACTAAGCTGCGAGGTCAGCTGGAAATGAAATCCAAGAAGAAAGCGGAGCTTATTCTTCACATGGCTCAGTTATATTGGCTCTAGAAACGGCTTTGAAGGTGGTCTCTCAAGCACAGTAGGTAGGGTGCCCCAGCTCGTTTGAGTGAGGGAGAGAAGCGGATGGATTAAGAAAAGAGTGAGGGGTGAGAAAGGAGAGGGCAAATCAAATGTAGAATtgattgttatatatttatcttGAATCAGGGTAAAATTAATTAAAGCTTGTAGTACTCTTTACAAGTCCAACGTGTTTTTTCAATCCATAACATGATGAACCATACATCACCTTTGTGTTTGCTCAAAATTCTCTTTCTGCTTAATTCGCAAATGTTTTTAATTAAGCCTTGACATTGTTGTAGCTCCTCTGTTACTTACTAATTTGTTGAGCTATGATCTGCTGCCAGGTTTGGCAATCGTAATACCCAGAAATTGATGGAAGACACGTCCTTAGAAGAAATGAGGGACTTTGGATTTGATTATGGGGCATAAATTGGGAGCATTACATCGTGGACGTTCACATTCCAGGTTTAAGAAGGCGTGTCATGAAGGAAAGACTTGTATCCTAATAACTATGCTTTTGTTAGTGGTGTCCCCTTGCTGtgatcaataaataaaaaagaaccgTATCTAAGACTTgggaaggaaaaggaaaaaagagggGAGGCTATCATATCGTTGCATTTATGCTTATAGTACTTCAATAACATCCATAGAGGACTATGTAACGCATACTATCTGTCCCAATGTATACTGGTGAATAATTCCTCATGTCTTTGGATGGAAGAATACTTGGGGGTGTAAAGATGCTTGCAATTGCAGTCACTTTTACTGTTGAAATCTAATGTTTTGTACTATGTCAACACCATGCCAGTCTTTACCAACTGAATTAACTGGTACTCATACATGGTCCGACTCTAGTTTCTTCAAATAATCAACACTTGCAAGAGATAAACTCCATATTATAGcataaataaaacatatgaTATTCTTCATATATTTATCAGTCAAAAGTTGAGCTAAATCAGAGtatctattcttcttctttttccctgtTCACTAAAAGCCCATCTGTTTTATGGGCTACCCAAAATGAGATCACTCTTTCCCTTCCCTCCTTAAATTccttattgtttgtttgtttgtattattattattattattattattattattattattattattttttgtgttttgggggggtggggggggggggaaatgaaagaaaaagaaaattattttcacactTACACACTTAGTACACACAATCTCCAAAAATAAGGGAAATTACGATTAAATGATGTTAGTATTGCCCAATATAACAAAAGTACAGTTATATGTGATATTAGTATTATCTAATGTGATGGAATCATCAAATATGATAATTTGATAACCTGATGTAGCAAATTGCCTACTCCACagaacacccccccccccccaaaaaaaaaaaaaaaaggggtaccATAGTATTACCcatgaaatagaaataatgttATCCTTTTCAAGCCCCATAATTGTTATCTTTTTCAAGtattcaatttaattaaaatacctAAGGTAAAGCACCTtccattattttaatttttagtgcATAATTTCATGGttgaatgattaaaaaaaaaacaatataggTCATGAACTCTCTTAGCGAAAACATTATGTGCTGTACTACATAATGTCATATTTTCGCACATATCAGAAAAAACCCTTTCTCCAGTTACCTTTTACTGTCTGCACCGATGACTTATTTGCTCTGAGGAGGTGCCCGCACTGCTTCAGTGCTATGTCCAAATTAACTATCAGTAGCTTTGTGAATAAGAAAAATACCACTGGCATATACACTGAACAATACAGGTTGCTAGATATTATTAACTTGGTAAGTTTAAGTAGTCACtaataaattctaaaatgtCAACTATCTTTAAAATCCTAGAGTAAAATCCTTAACCAAATCAGGTTTGGAGAGAGGATCAAGAGAGCATCAGAAGTAGATGCAAACATGAAAAGTTCACATACTGAACTTTGTAGGAAATAAGCAGAATAAATGAGAAGTTTAATTAAATCTTTAAACAACCCTAGAAAATATAATCATTTTAATTCTGTTGGACACAAGCTTTTGTGTGTTAAAATTGAATAAGCTAAATATAACTAAACCTAGACTCAAAgcgtttctttctttttaaaaatta of Quercus lobata isolate SW786 chromosome 8, ValleyOak3.0 Primary Assembly, whole genome shotgun sequence contains these proteins:
- the LOC115954812 gene encoding fatty acyl-CoA reductase 2-like isoform X2, producing the protein MQLILAQPVLLHTSTNNHHYWYHYNSTTTSGRTFNVVCCLKKENVGDYTSLSSIHSKEIISTDMDMVVKSHKRTISSTTNMPLTKPCDDIGIVSYLRGKNYLIAGATGFLAKAFIEKILRTVPDVGKIFLLIKAKDKKAAIDRLKIELSYRYDVALNTNTRGPSRLLGFAKRCKKLDLFLHISTAYVNGERQGLIMEKPFHMGQTIAERSATSKTPPVSIPVLDIIAEIELASDLKLCAHENDVAQKMKELGLQRAKTFGWQDTYVFTKAMGEMLVNSQRGNIPVVIIRPTIVESTYKEPCLGWIQGNRMLNLVIISYDKGQLTGFIGDSKTIIEMVPIDMVVNASIAAIAKHGIAAKPGLNVYHVGSSTVNPITFKDLVKFCYDHFTSSPLMDSKGKNIHITEFKYFSSMDSFSSYISDELAQRSALTDATVLDTKLRGQLEMKSKKKAELILHMAQLYWL